A DNA window from Hordeum vulgare subsp. vulgare chromosome 1H, MorexV3_pseudomolecules_assembly, whole genome shotgun sequence contains the following coding sequences:
- the LOC123439740 gene encoding sm-like protein LSM5 codes for MSQNNPSQLLPSELIDRCIGSKIWVIMKGDKELVGTLCGFDVYVNMVLEDVTEYEYTAEGRRITKLDQILLNGNNIAILVPGGSPPDAA; via the exons ATGTCTCAGAACAACCCCTCCCAGCTCCTCCCCTCAG AGCTGATCGACCGGTGCATCGGATCTAAGATTTGGGTGATCATGAAGGGAGACAAGGAGCTCGTCGGCACCCTCTGCGGCTTCGACGTCTACGTCAACATGGTCCTCGAGGACGTTACTGAGTA TGAGTATACCGCTGAGGGGCGGCGCATAACGAAACTTGATCAGATCCTTCTCAATGGCAACAACATAGCCATA TTGGTTCCTGGTGGTTCACCGCCAGATGCTGCATGA